The genomic stretch TTCTCCAGGCGCGCGTCGATCCCGCCGGCATGATCGCCTTCTTCGAGCGGACCCTCCACCCGCTCGAGCGCGCGGCGCCGAACGGCATGTGGCGCTACCTCTCCACTCACCCGCCCAGCCAGGACCGCGTGGCCGCGCTCCGCGCGCTGGCGCGAAGCGCGGGACCGCCGGTGAAGCTGCTGCCCGACCGCGACTGGAAGGACGTGAAGCGGATATGCGCCGCCTGACGATGCTGGTGCTGGCCATCGCGCTCATGGTGGGCTGGGGCGTCGCCTACCAGCGCCTGAGCCAGATGGGCAGCGCGCTCTACCGGACCCCGCGGGCGCTGGCGCTCTATCTCCGCGGGCAGCATGGCCAGGCCGCGCGGGCCTATCGCCAGGGGCAACGCGGCCACGTGTGGGGCGACTACAACAATGATCAGTCGGGCTTCTGGGCCCTGCGCGCGGGCGACCTGGCGCTGGCCCAGCGCCGCGCCACCACCACTCTGATGCTCGTTCCCGCGGCGGTGGAGCCACGCGTGACGCTCGGCGAGATCGAGCTCGAGCGGGGGCAGTTCCCCCAGGCACTCGTCCACTTCGGTGAGATTCTGGCCCGCCAACCCGACCATGTCGACGCGCTCCTGCTCTCGGCCGTCGCCTCCGCCCGCGCCGGCGATCACGGCCGCGCGATCGACGCGATCAACCGGGCCCTGCGCCACAACACCGCGGGCACCCGCGACACCCTGCTGTCCCGGTTCTTGGAGATCGCCGGCGACCTCGCCGCCGAGCCCCCGGGCCTGAGGCCTCTGTGCCTGCTCGCCCATCTCCATCGCTACCTGCGCATCTTCGATGAGGCCAGCGGGCTCGTCGCCATGACCTACGCCCGGCAGGCGATCGCGGCCGGCGATCGCCCGGCCGACGCCTACCTGACGATCGGCATCGTCCACGACAAGCGCGGCGAGTACGTCGCGGCGCTGGGGGCCATGCAGCGGGCGATCGCCATCGACGCCCGGCACGCCGAGGCGTACCGCTGGGCCGCGGTGGAGGCCGGCCGGCTCCACGAGCCGGCCCTCGAGTACCGCATGATCCGCGCGGCATTCGCGGCGGCGCCGACCGATCCCTTCTATCTGGCGCCGGTCGAGCGGGTCGTGATGACCTGGTTCGGCGACGCCCGCACCATGGCGGCCCTCATGCAAGAGGCGATCGATCGCGATCCCAGCTTCGCCGGCGCGCACGAGCGCCTGGCCCGCGCCGCCGAGGCGCTCGGCGACCGCGAGCGGGCGTCGACGCACAAGCGCCTGGCGACCGAGCTCAGGCCGAGCCGGAACGGACGATGATGTCCCGGGGCTTCGTCGGCCGGATCGTTTCCATACGGGTCCTCACGGCCGCGGTCCTCTCCGCGCTGACGTTCTACTTTACCTGCATCCTGTTCACCTATCGCCTGCCGGGCCCTCGCTTCCTCCTCGCCGTGGCGCTGGGGCTGGCGCTCTCGGCGGTGAGCGTGCTCGTCGTGGTGGGGCGGGTCTTCACGGCCACGCTGCCCTCCTTCGTGCGGCCCCTGGCCGGCCACGCGGAGAACTTCATCTTTCTCCTCGTGGTGAACCTGATCATCGTGAGCCTTCTCGCGCCGATCTTCCGGATGATCGCGCTGACTCCGATGCGCAACCCGGTCGTTCAACGCGTGTTCGGCGTCGCCGGCGAGCTCTCCGGCCACGTGCTGCTGGCGCTCTTCGCCGCCGGCGTGGCCGTGCTGGCGTGGGTGCTGGTCCTGCGCGTCGGCGATCGCGTCTTCCGGTGGGGACCGGCCCGCGGCCTGGCCCGCGCGCTCGACCGCGTGGCGGTCACCATGCTCGTCCTCTACTGCGTGGCCGTCGGCGCGCTCGCCGCCAACAGCGTCCTCGACACGTCGCCGGCTGTCGAGCACCGCTCGGAGATCGTCGCCGTGTCGGGGGTCACCGGCCCCTTCGGGCTCGGACAGATCAGCTGGGCGGACGTCCGCTCCTGGACGGAGCCCGGTCAGGTCGAGCGCGTGCTGCTGATCGCCCAGCGCGACCAGCCCCGGCGCGAACGCGCGCTCCCGGGCCTGCCCGTGCGCGTCGAGGTGCGCGCCGGCTTCCTCGGATTCCCGTGGGTCGTCACGGTGGCGCGAGATCAGGCTCGCCAGACCGAGCAGGTCTTGGAGGCCGTGCCCACCGCCGCCGGCCTCAGGAAGTGGCTGATCAGCACGCTCGCCGAGCAGCAGCGCTGGAAGGAGCTACGGGTCCACGCGGAGGCGCATCTTCGCGCCTACCCCAGTGACCGAGAGTGGGTGCTGCTGATCGCCAAAGGGCTGCGCCAGCACGGTCAGCCGAACGAAGCGGCGGCGCTCGAGCAGGCGGTTCAGCCATGACGCGTCGGGCGCTCCTCTTCGGCCTCGTGACCGCCGCCGTGCTCGTGGCCCAGGATGGCGCCCACGGCAAGCCGCACCGCTGGGTGGACGAGCAGGGGAACGTGCATTACTCCGACCAGCCCCCGCCGGGCGCGGCGAAGCCGGTAGAGCAGGCGAGCCCACCGGCGGGCCGCCCGAGCGAGCCCATCCGCCCCGAGCCAGCGAGGGAGCCAGTGCCCGCGCCGCGGCCTGCGCCGGCGCCGCCCGCGAATCCCGAGCCGTCAGGCCCACCGGCAGTGTCGTCGGCGCTCCCGTCCGAGCCTGAGCGCCCCGAGGTCGTGGCGCCGGGGATACCCGTCCGGGAGATCATGAACCTCTCCGGGCTCGATCACTGGATCGATTACCTGGCGAACTCGGGGCGGGGTGAGTTCGGACGGTACCGGTGGCGGATCAGCCAGCCGGACGCGGCGTGGGCTGCGCTGACGCAGGCGTTTCGCCGGGACGCGCTGGCCGCCACGGCCGCCCAGGTGCTCCTCCGGACCGTCGAGCCCGACGACGTGGCGCCGCTGCTGGCCTGGTTGCGCGCGCCTCTCTCCCGGAAGATCACGGAGCTCCAGGCCGAGCTGACCGCGCCGGCGCGCCAGCAGGAGTACCGGACGTTCGTCTCCAAGCTGCCCGACGCTCCCCCGCCCGCCGCCCGCATCGCCCTCATCCAGCGGCTTGAGCGCGAGCGCCAGGTCGCGCAGTTCCAGGTCGAGATGGCCCGCGCCGTCCGCGCGAGCATGGCGCGGGTGCTCTCCCCGCTCAAGACGTCGACGGGGCGCTTTCGCAACGGCGAAGAGGACGACACCCGGCCCCGCAATGAAGAATGGGCGCGGTTCTACGCGGTGACCATGATGCTGTTCGCCTACCGGAGCCTCACCGACGAGGAGCTGGCCGAGGACGCGCAATTCTCCGAGTCTCCGCTCGGCGTACGGTGGCTGAAGATCTACGAGGAAAGCCTCCGGGAAGCGCTCCGCATCGCCGAGCAGCGCGCGGCGGCGGCCCTCAGGGGTCCCACGGCGCGGCGGGCGGAGTAACGCCAGAAGGACGTCGCAGCCCTCAGCGCCGTGCGGCCAGGAGCCGGAACAGCCGCTCGCCGGTGACCGGCAGCTCGGTGATCTCGATCCCCAGCGGCGCCAGGGCGTCGGCCACGGCGTTGGCGACGGCGGCCGGGGCACCGATAGTTCCCCCTTCCCCCACGCCCTTGAAGCCGCCCAGCGTGGTCGGCGAGGGCCGCTCCACGTGGTGGACCTCGATCGCCGGCACGTCGCCCGCCGTGGGCACGAGGTAGTCCATCAGAGTGCCGGTGAGAAGCTGGCCGTCGGCGGCGTAGACGAGCTCCTCCAGCAGCGCGGCCCCGATGCCCTGGACGACGCCGCCGATGGCTTGCCCCTCCACGATCAGCGGGTTGATGATCCGACCGCAGTCTTCGACCACCACGTAGCGGAGCACGCGCACGGCGCAGGTCGCAGGATCCACCTCGACCACGGCCAGGTGCGTGGCGTTGGAGGCGGTGCCGAAGTACGGGTCATAGAAGCGTGTCGCCTCCAGCCCCGGCTCCACCCCCTTCGGCAAGCGCTTCGTTCCCGCATAGGCGGCCGCCGCCACCTGGGCGAGCGTCAAGGCGCGGTCGGGCACGCCGCGCACGCCGATCACGCCTGTGGCGATCTCCAGATCCCCCGCGCTGGCCTCCAGCTGATGGGCCGCGATGGCGAGGGCCTTGTCGCGCACGGCGCGCGCGGCGAGAATGGCGGCGCCCCCACCCAGCACGGCGCTGCGGCTGGCGTAGGTCCCGGTGCCATGGGGGCTGAGCCCGGTGTCGCCGTGAAGCACGCGCACGTCGTCCACCTTCACGCCGAGCTCGGCGGCCACCACCTGGGCGAGCGACGTCTCGTGGCCCTGACCGTGGCAGGCCAGCCCGAAGATCGCCGTCACGCCTCCGCCCGGCTCCACCCGGATGGTCGCGCCCTCTGTCCCCGTCGCGATGTCGGCGCCCGGTGAGACGGGAATGGCCGAGCCCACGCCCGTCAGCTCGACGTAGGACCCCAGCCCGATGCCGAGCCGGCGCCCCACCGCCCGCCCGCGCTCCTGCTCCTCGCGGAGCCCGGTGTAGCCGGCGACCTCGGCGGCGCGCTCGAGACACTCGGCGAAGGAGCCGCTGTCCCACACGATCCCCGACGGCGAGCGATAGGGCAGCTCGTCCGGGCGGATCACGTTGCGCCGTCGGACCTCCAGCGGGTCGATGCCGAGCCGCCGGCCGGCGCGGTCGAGCAGCGCCTCCATCACGAAGACCGACACCGGCCGCCCGACGCCGCGGTAGGGGCCCATTGGCGCCTTGTTGGTGGCCACGCCGAAGGCCTGGGCGCGATAGTGCGGCACGCGGTACGGCCCCGGCAGAAACGACACGACCTGGATCACCTCGATGCTCGCCGTCCACGGATAGATCGAGTAGGCGCCGATGTCGGCCACGACCTGCGCGCGGAGACCGCGGATGGCGCCGTCGGCGTCGAGGGCCAGCTCGGCGTCGATGACCTCGTCCCAGGCCTGCGTGCTGCTGAGCAGATCTTCGCGCCGGTCACCGACCCACTTGACCGGCCGGCCGAGCCGGCGCGCCAGCACCGCGACCGTGATCTCCTCCGGGTAGAGCACAGTCTTCACCCCGAAGCCGCCGCCCACGTCGGGCGCCACGACGCGCACGCTCTGGGCAGGGAGCGCCAGCAGCTCGGCCAGGGCGTCGCGCACGATGCCGGGGATCTGCGTCGACGTCCAGAGCGTCAGGGCTCCATTGCCGGCGTCGAAGCCGGCCAGACAGGCGCGGTTCTCCAGGGCCACGCCGGCATGGCGATGGAACCGGAAGCGATCGCCGACGACCGCCGTGGCCCCCCGGAGCGCCGTCTCCACGTCGCCTTGCCCGAACGCGCGCGAGAGGAGCACGTTGCTGCCGGCGTCCTCGTGCACCAGCGGGCTCCCCTCGGCCATCGCCACGCCGACTTCGGCGACGGCGGGGAGCGGCGCGTACTCCACCTCGATCAAGTCGACGGCGTCCTCGGCGTCGTAGCGGCTCTCCGCAACGACCGCCGCCACGGCCTCGCCGGCGTGGCGGACCTTGCCGAGGGCGAGCGCGGGGAAGTCGGTCGGCCGGTAGTCCTTCATCCGCGAGGGCGCCCGGAGCGGGCGAACGTGGCGGTGGAGCTCCTCTCCCGTCAGGCACGCGGCCACGCCCGGCACGCCGCGGGCCCGGGCCGCGTCGATCCCGACGAGGCGCGCGTGGGCGTGGGGGCTGCGGAGAAAGGCCACGTGCAGCATGCGCGGCAGCTCGAGGTCGGCCACGTAACGGGCCTGTCCGGTGAGGAAGCGGACGTCTTCGCGGCGCCGCAGCGGCGCGCCGATCATTTCATTCGGAGGGGGCGACTTCACAGGCGCGCCCGCAGGGGCGCGACGGCCCCCTCCGAGACCTCCCCCAGGATTCGATTGCGCCGGCCAAGCCGGCGCTCGACCGCACAGGTCAGAATGGGACCTCGCTGCGCTCGTCGAGGACACGCCGGGCCTTGTGGTCCCAGCGCGGCAGGCCACCGGGCTCGGTCGTCTCCACGTTGACGCGGATGCCCAGGCCCACGCGCAAATCGTCGGCCAGCGCCCCGGCCAGCCACGTGCGCTCGTCGAGCGCCAGGCTCGGCGCCGGGTCCACGCGCACCAGGATGTCGTCGAGACCCTCGACGCGGCGGAAGACGATCTGGAACTCGTCCACGCCCGGCCGCGCCCGCACGATCTCTTCGATGCGGCGCGGGTAGACGATGATCCCCCGCACCTTCTTCATGTCGTCCAGGCGCGCCAGCACGCCACCCTCGAAGGCCACCAGCGTCCGTCCGCAGGGACAGGGGCGGTCGGCCAGCTGGACGATGTCGCGCGTGCGGTAGCGGATGAGCGGCATCGCCTTGCGGTAGAGGCTCGTGAAGACCAGCTCGCCGCGCTGGCCGGGCCGCACCGGCCGGTCGTGCTCGTCGAGGACTTCCGGATAGCAGTAGTCCTCGTGCACGTGGGTGAGGCCGGCCCGCGCGTCGCACTCGAAGCCCCAAGCGGCGATCTCGGTGAGCCCGGGCAGGTCGAAGGCCCGGGCGCCGAACGCCGCTTCGATCTTGGCCTTGGTGGCGGGGATGGACGCGCCGGGCTCGCCGGTGTGCCAGGTGATCCGGATCTTCGTCTCCTTGGCGAGGTCGATCCCCTTCTTCTGCGCCTGCTCGGCCAGGAAGAGCGCGTAGGAGGGCGTGCAGCCCAGCACGGTGATCGGGTACGCGCGGAGCGTGTCGATACGCTGCTCCGTCGAGAGGCCGCCGGCCGGATAGACCAGCGCCCCCAGATCCTGGGCGGCGTAGAAGCCCGACCAGTAGCCGATCCAGGGGCCGTAGGAGAACGCGGCCATCACCACGTCGGCCTGGCGCACGCCGAAGGCGTAGAGGGAGCGGGCGTAGGAATGATAGAAGCCGTACCAGTCCTCTCGGGTGTCGAGAAAGGCCAGCGGCCGGCCGGTGGTGGCCGAGGTCATGTGCACGCGCAGGCATTGCTCGAAGGGGACGGCCAGCAGCGTGCCCCACAACGGGTGCTCGGCCTGGTCCTGCTTCAGCTCGTCCTTGGTCGTGAAGGGCAGGCGCTGGAGGTCCGCCAGGGTCTTGATCTGTTCGGGCTGGATGCCGGCAGCGTCGAGCTTGCGGCGGTAGAAGGGGCTGCTGGTGTAGGCATGCCGGACCTGGGCCCGCAGGCGCTCTTCCTGCAGCCGCCCCAGCATCCTGCGGGAGGCGGTCTCGATCTCGGGCTCGAGATAGCTCGACATCAGCGCGGGCGGCGGAGGACGGGCGCGGCGGCCTTCACGGCGTTGATGATCCCCTGGTAGCCGGTGCAGCGGCACAGCACGGCCGAGATCCCCTCGCGGATCTCCGCCTCCGTCGGGTCGGGGTGGACGCGCAGGAAGTCGAGCGCCGTCATGAGCATTCCGGGCGTGCAGAAGCCGCACTGCAGGCCATGGTGCTCGCGGAACGCCTCCTGGAGCGGATGGAGCTGGCCGTCTTGCGCGAGCCCCTCGACGGTCATGATCTCCGCGCCGTCCGCCTGAACGGCGAGCATGATGCACGAGCGCGCCGCCTCGCCGTTGAGCATGATCGTGCAGGCGCCGCAGATGCCGTGCTCGCAGCCGACGTGCGTGCCCGTCAACCCGAGGTCCTCGCGCAGGAAGTCCACCAGCAGCTTGCGGGGCTCGCAGCGCCCTTCGCGGGCCGCCCCGTTCACGGTCAGGCGCACCGTGACTCCGTCCGTCATTTTCATAGGCTCGCCTCGGACGCGGGGACCCCAGCCCCCGGCCGTCCTGCGGCTCGCACGACAGCCCGCCGGAGCGCGCGCGCCGTCAGCACGCGGGTCAGATGTCGCCGGTAGTCCGCCGAGGCGTGGATGTCGGAGTCGGGCTCCACCAGCTCCCCCGCGCTCTGCGCCGCGGCGTCGATGGCTGCGTCCCCGACGCCGTCCTTCTCGAGGATCTCCTCCGCCGCGCGGAGCCGAACCGGCACCGGGCCGGCTCCCGCCGTGGCCAGCCGGGCCTTCCGGCAGTGCCGGCCCTCGACGACCACCATCGCCGCGATGCCCACGATCGCGAAGTCGCCGTGGCGGCGCGCGAACTCCTCGAACGCGTACCCCGCGCCGGCCGGCATGGCGGGCAGGCGGACCTCGGTCAGGATCTCGTCGGCCTCCAGGCCGGTCGTCAGGTAGGTCCGGAAGAGCTGCTGGGGGCGCAGCGTCCGCTCGCCCCCGGGGCCGCGGACGACGACCTCGCCCTCCAGCGCGACGAGCACGGCCGGATATTCGGCCGAGGGGTCGGCGTGCGCGATCGAGCCGCCGATGGTGCCGCGCGTCCGGATCGGCAGGTGACCGACCCAGCGGGTGGCCTCCTGGAGCAGCGGCAGCCGTGCCTGCACGACCGGGGAGAACTCCACGGCGCGCTGGCGCGTCATCGCCCCGAACCTCACCTGCCCGTCCGCCTCCTTCATATAGGCGAGGGCGGGGATGCGGTTGAGGTCGATCAGCGCGGCCGGGCGGCTCAGGCGGAAGTTCAGCAGCGGCATGAGGCTCTGGCCGCCGGCCAGGAGCTTGGCGTCGCCCCCGTAACGCCCGAGCAGGCTCAGGGCCTCGTCGACGCTGGTGGGAGCGTGGTAGTCGAACCTCGGCGGCTTCATATCTTCTGCTTCGCCCTCGCCTCCTGGATCAGCTCCCACAGCCGCG from Candidatus Methylomirabilota bacterium encodes the following:
- a CDS encoding tetratricopeptide repeat protein — protein: MRRLTMLVLAIALMVGWGVAYQRLSQMGSALYRTPRALALYLRGQHGQAARAYRQGQRGHVWGDYNNDQSGFWALRAGDLALAQRRATTTLMLVPAAVEPRVTLGEIELERGQFPQALVHFGEILARQPDHVDALLLSAVASARAGDHGRAIDAINRALRHNTAGTRDTLLSRFLEIAGDLAAEPPGLRPLCLLAHLHRYLRIFDEASGLVAMTYARQAIAAGDRPADAYLTIGIVHDKRGEYVAALGAMQRAIAIDARHAEAYRWAAVEAGRLHEPALEYRMIRAAFAAAPTDPFYLAPVERVVMTWFGDARTMAALMQEAIDRDPSFAGAHERLARAAEALGDRERASTHKRLATELRPSRNGR
- a CDS encoding DUF4124 domain-containing protein, with translation MTRRALLFGLVTAAVLVAQDGAHGKPHRWVDEQGNVHYSDQPPPGAAKPVEQASPPAGRPSEPIRPEPAREPVPAPRPAPAPPANPEPSGPPAVSSALPSEPERPEVVAPGIPVREIMNLSGLDHWIDYLANSGRGEFGRYRWRISQPDAAWAALTQAFRRDALAATAAQVLLRTVEPDDVAPLLAWLRAPLSRKITELQAELTAPARQQEYRTFVSKLPDAPPPAARIALIQRLERERQVAQFQVEMARAVRASMARVLSPLKTSTGRFRNGEEDDTRPRNEEWARFYAVTMMLFAYRSLTDEELAEDAQFSESPLGVRWLKIYEESLREALRIAEQRAAAALRGPTARRAE
- a CDS encoding xanthine dehydrogenase family protein molybdopterin-binding subunit, producing the protein MIGAPLRRREDVRFLTGQARYVADLELPRMLHVAFLRSPHAHARLVGIDAARARGVPGVAACLTGEELHRHVRPLRAPSRMKDYRPTDFPALALGKVRHAGEAVAAVVAESRYDAEDAVDLIEVEYAPLPAVAEVGVAMAEGSPLVHEDAGSNVLLSRAFGQGDVETALRGATAVVGDRFRFHRHAGVALENRACLAGFDAGNGALTLWTSTQIPGIVRDALAELLALPAQSVRVVAPDVGGGFGVKTVLYPEEITVAVLARRLGRPVKWVGDRREDLLSSTQAWDEVIDAELALDADGAIRGLRAQVVADIGAYSIYPWTASIEVIQVVSFLPGPYRVPHYRAQAFGVATNKAPMGPYRGVGRPVSVFVMEALLDRAGRRLGIDPLEVRRRNVIRPDELPYRSPSGIVWDSGSFAECLERAAEVAGYTGLREEQERGRAVGRRLGIGLGSYVELTGVGSAIPVSPGADIATGTEGATIRVEPGGGVTAIFGLACHGQGHETSLAQVVAAELGVKVDDVRVLHGDTGLSPHGTGTYASRSAVLGGGAAILAARAVRDKALAIAAHQLEASAGDLEIATGVIGVRGVPDRALTLAQVAAAAYAGTKRLPKGVEPGLEATRFYDPYFGTASNATHLAVVEVDPATCAVRVLRYVVVEDCGRIINPLIVEGQAIGGVVQGIGAALLEELVYAADGQLLTGTLMDYLVPTAGDVPAIEVHHVERPSPTTLGGFKGVGEGGTIGAPAAVANAVADALAPLGIEITELPVTGERLFRLLAARR
- a CDS encoding phenylacetate--CoA ligase, which codes for MSSYLEPEIETASRRMLGRLQEERLRAQVRHAYTSSPFYRRKLDAAGIQPEQIKTLADLQRLPFTTKDELKQDQAEHPLWGTLLAVPFEQCLRVHMTSATTGRPLAFLDTREDWYGFYHSYARSLYAFGVRQADVVMAAFSYGPWIGYWSGFYAAQDLGALVYPAGGLSTEQRIDTLRAYPITVLGCTPSYALFLAEQAQKKGIDLAKETKIRITWHTGEPGASIPATKAKIEAAFGARAFDLPGLTEIAAWGFECDARAGLTHVHEDYCYPEVLDEHDRPVRPGQRGELVFTSLYRKAMPLIRYRTRDIVQLADRPCPCGRTLVAFEGGVLARLDDMKKVRGIIVYPRRIEEIVRARPGVDEFQIVFRRVEGLDDILVRVDPAPSLALDERTWLAGALADDLRVGLGIRVNVETTEPGGLPRWDHKARRVLDERSEVPF
- a CDS encoding (2Fe-2S)-binding protein gives rise to the protein MTDGVTVRLTVNGAAREGRCEPRKLLVDFLREDLGLTGTHVGCEHGICGACTIMLNGEAARSCIMLAVQADGAEIMTVEGLAQDGQLHPLQEAFREHHGLQCGFCTPGMLMTALDFLRVHPDPTEAEIREGISAVLCRCTGYQGIINAVKAAAPVLRRPR
- a CDS encoding xanthine dehydrogenase family protein subunit M, encoding MKPPRFDYHAPTSVDEALSLLGRYGGDAKLLAGGQSLMPLLNFRLSRPAALIDLNRIPALAYMKEADGQVRFGAMTRQRAVEFSPVVQARLPLLQEATRWVGHLPIRTRGTIGGSIAHADPSAEYPAVLVALEGEVVVRGPGGERTLRPQQLFRTYLTTGLEADEILTEVRLPAMPAGAGYAFEEFARRHGDFAIVGIAAMVVVEGRHCRKARLATAGAGPVPVRLRAAEEILEKDGVGDAAIDAAAQSAGELVEPDSDIHASADYRRHLTRVLTARALRRAVVRAAGRPGAGVPASEASL